The following coding sequences are from one Lysinibacillus sp. FSL W8-0992 window:
- a CDS encoding NADPH-dependent FMN reductase — protein sequence MKVVAIVGSIRKESYNMQLAKFIQKRYTEKLELEVLSLRDLPMYDQDIENEAPQTVLDFKAKVKAADAVLWLTPEYNGTVPGVMVNAIDWLSRVDKVMVGKPSFMMGASMGNLGTVKAQLHLRDILFSPGINSPLLSGNDVYIGAVHTKFDAEGNLTDEGTVKFLDTVIENFLDWVKKYI from the coding sequence ATGAAAGTAGTAGCAATCGTAGGTAGTATCCGTAAAGAATCTTATAATATGCAATTAGCAAAATTTATTCAAAAACGTTATACAGAAAAGCTTGAACTAGAAGTATTGAGCTTACGCGATTTACCAATGTATGATCAAGATATCGAAAATGAAGCACCACAAACAGTACTAGATTTTAAAGCAAAAGTAAAAGCGGCTGACGCGGTACTTTGGTTAACACCAGAATATAATGGAACTGTGCCAGGGGTTATGGTGAACGCTATTGACTGGCTATCTCGTGTAGACAAAGTAATGGTTGGCAAACCATCGTTCATGATGGGAGCATCAATGGGTAATTTAGGTACTGTTAAAGCACAATTACATTTACGTGATATTTTATTCTCACCTGGAATTAATTCTCCATTACTTAGTGGTAATGATGTATATATCGGTGCTGTACACACGAAATTTGATGCTGAAGGCAATTTAACAGATGAAGGTACTGTGAAATTCCTTGATACAGTAATTGAAAACTTCTTAGACTGGGTTAAAAAATATATTTAA
- a CDS encoding DUF2653 family protein, which yields MAQIINEQDIINAICLSQAYHKNLRPEDVLVELTYEDETGFGAEVETNGQMEVLNTAAMIGALRVWIKDVLHQDPFSTGIELILDDEEGIIAKLS from the coding sequence ATGGCACAAATAATTAACGAACAAGATATTATCAATGCGATTTGCCTATCACAGGCATATCATAAAAATCTTCGCCCAGAAGATGTACTTGTTGAGTTAACTTATGAAGATGAAACAGGCTTCGGCGCAGAAGTTGAAACAAATGGTCAAATGGAAGTTTTAAATACTGCCGCTATGATTGGCGCTCTACGTGTATGGATAAAAGACGTTCTACACCAAGACCCTTTCTCAACAGGTATTGAGCTAATATTAGATGATGAAGAAGGCATTATTGCCAAACTATCATAG
- a CDS encoding sensor histidine kinase — translation MKKLSLKLGIIFFITLFCIETFMMFFLHVSLTNSRVEEELINLQTTGNSHRTILEQNFDEETLSHILLMESRENTDVVITDNVGTILAASSSHPEIHVYLKKLKGRVPYSGQVLEKNWQDEKYIATISPILKQQKTVGYVFMFQNTDSIHALMERLNKHFLIVGLVSALVTIAVIIVLSRKLAQPLMAMKEATLKMNKGDFTVALSTNGKDELSDLANAIQQLSDDLNHLREERKEFLASIAHELRTPITFIKGYSDILYKRDLTEQDRQKYLGIIIEEMNRLSTLIKDLFDLAKMDENAFVINKERLQLDELVASIEVKLRPAFQEKEIHLFVQCEKGLTLMADSVRLEQIILNLLNNALTYCSSGDSTFFIVKRQNNLLKIIVKDTGKGIPKKELPYIFERFYRVEKSRARAHGGMGLGLAIVRELVHAHGGEVTVVSEENKGTTFELLFKG, via the coding sequence ATGAAAAAACTTTCATTAAAGCTTGGAATAATCTTTTTTATTACATTGTTTTGTATAGAAACATTTATGATGTTTTTTTTACATGTTTCTTTGACTAACTCGCGTGTTGAAGAAGAATTAATAAACTTGCAGACAACTGGTAATTCACATCGAACGATATTAGAGCAAAATTTCGATGAGGAGACGTTATCACATATATTATTAATGGAATCAAGAGAAAATACAGACGTTGTCATCACAGATAATGTTGGAACAATTTTAGCTGCTTCATCTTCACACCCTGAAATACACGTTTATTTAAAGAAGCTCAAGGGTAGGGTGCCTTATAGTGGTCAGGTATTAGAGAAAAATTGGCAGGATGAAAAATATATTGCAACGATTAGTCCTATTCTTAAACAGCAAAAGACTGTTGGCTATGTGTTTATGTTTCAAAATACAGATTCCATCCATGCGTTAATGGAACGACTAAACAAACATTTTCTAATTGTCGGCCTCGTTTCGGCATTGGTGACGATCGCCGTCATTATTGTGTTATCTCGAAAATTAGCCCAACCATTAATGGCTATGAAGGAAGCGACGTTGAAAATGAATAAAGGAGATTTTACTGTCGCCCTTTCGACTAATGGCAAAGATGAATTAAGCGATCTTGCGAATGCCATACAACAGTTATCCGATGATTTAAATCATTTAAGAGAGGAAAGAAAGGAGTTTTTAGCAAGTATTGCGCATGAGCTAAGAACACCTATTACCTTTATAAAAGGCTATTCAGATATTCTTTACAAGCGAGATTTAACGGAGCAGGATCGCCAAAAATATTTAGGCATTATTATTGAAGAAATGAATCGGCTCTCAACGTTAATTAAAGACTTATTTGATTTAGCAAAAATGGATGAAAACGCATTTGTAATTAACAAAGAACGTCTTCAATTGGATGAATTAGTGGCAAGTATCGAAGTAAAGCTAAGACCTGCTTTTCAGGAAAAAGAGATACACTTGTTTGTTCAATGTGAAAAGGGATTAACATTAATGGCCGATTCAGTAAGGCTAGAGCAAATTATTTTGAATCTGTTAAATAATGCATTAACTTATTGTTCATCTGGAGATTCTACTTTTTTTATAGTAAAAAGGCAAAATAACTTACTAAAAATCATTGTTAAAGATACTGGAAAGGGGATTCCGAAGAAGGAATTACCTTATATTTTTGAACGTTTTTATAGGGTTGAAAAATCTCGTGCACGTGCACATGGAGGTATGGGATTAGGTCTTGCTATTGTTAGAGAGCTTGTCCATGCACACGGAGGGGAAGTAACCGTTGTTAGTGAGGAAAACAAAGGGACTACTTTTGAATTATTATTTAAGGGGTAG
- a CDS encoding SEL1-like repeat protein, producing MYGQFLAKQNKERTESLQQLTHIQNTWFAQNLSLLNLDEVQLTTLQKMLYQVIQGLLRKKQQRHLQIVHPEQTQTVQDNVLTLLAEYDDLLREAIPLPIYILIWQITSLEKLAYTTEVVDDVLDILEWYVMKQDEAVELFEEEDLDHEEIIDLYKAAIEEQDADAQFELGEYYSTNDDTPFQPEKSIKWFELAAKQGSANAQYALANYYFEGIGVDENYDRAFQLYEAAANQGHADAANNLADMYFNGESVQENMVLAKKWFDVAATQGVAEAMFTLGIMHEQGLGIAIDEQQAFNFYKKAAEAGYVEAEYRLGGIYLEGHLGQTRDVNRGLYWFERAAEQYHVDAFYDLGFIWSKGLTGIRNIEKGIHWFKQAALQGDPEAKLQLGHIYNKGEGIPRNIKEAKKWYGLAAEAGIEEASQLLEELDNL from the coding sequence ATGTATGGGCAATTTTTAGCAAAGCAAAATAAGGAACGAACGGAGTCCTTACAACAGCTAACACATATACAGAATACATGGTTTGCACAAAATTTATCTTTACTCAATTTGGATGAAGTACAACTGACGACCTTGCAAAAAATGCTATATCAAGTTATTCAAGGATTGTTAAGAAAAAAACAACAACGTCACTTGCAAATTGTACATCCAGAGCAAACACAAACAGTACAAGATAATGTTTTAACACTGTTAGCAGAATACGATGACTTATTGCGTGAGGCAATACCACTCCCTATTTATATTTTAATATGGCAAATTACTTCTTTAGAGAAGTTAGCTTATACAACAGAAGTTGTGGATGATGTTCTCGATATACTGGAATGGTATGTTATGAAACAGGACGAAGCGGTCGAACTATTTGAAGAAGAAGATTTAGATCATGAAGAAATCATTGATTTATACAAAGCAGCAATTGAAGAACAAGATGCAGATGCCCAGTTTGAGCTAGGAGAATATTATAGTACAAACGATGATACACCTTTCCAGCCCGAAAAATCGATAAAATGGTTTGAACTAGCAGCAAAACAAGGTAGTGCAAATGCTCAATATGCACTTGCTAACTATTATTTTGAAGGTATTGGTGTAGACGAGAATTATGATCGGGCATTCCAATTGTATGAAGCTGCTGCAAATCAAGGGCATGCAGATGCAGCCAATAACTTAGCTGATATGTATTTTAATGGGGAAAGTGTACAAGAAAATATGGTACTTGCAAAGAAATGGTTTGATGTTGCCGCAACACAAGGTGTGGCTGAGGCAATGTTTACATTAGGTATTATGCATGAGCAAGGGCTAGGGATTGCGATAGATGAACAGCAGGCATTTAACTTCTATAAAAAAGCGGCTGAGGCAGGCTATGTTGAAGCGGAATACAGGCTTGGTGGAATCTATTTAGAAGGTCATTTAGGGCAAACTCGTGATGTAAATCGAGGTTTATATTGGTTTGAAAGAGCTGCTGAACAATATCATGTAGATGCATTTTATGATTTGGGCTTTATTTGGAGCAAGGGGTTAACGGGAATCCGCAATATTGAAAAAGGTATTCATTGGTTCAAGCAAGCGGCACTTCAAGGAGATCCTGAAGCAAAATTACAACTTGGCCACATTTACAATAAAGGTGAAGGTATACCACGAAATATTAAAGAGGCAAAGAAATGGTATGGACTTGCTGCAGAAGCAGGGATTGAAGAAGCGTCTCAATTACTTGAGGAGTTAGATAATTTGTAA
- a CDS encoding YdcF family protein: MLPTMTLLISVFLMLYITEKRRFFNAVVLGLIGLNLFVGITTRYALFINEQGIVSKMGIMTLFGIIPSIMLLLSIAMFFNSKILLEKEGRRIRNLLLAVFGLAFLLMMIGYVFIFFTNIENGFWHILFFYAFLIFAYTVFLYTSVMVYAIIYHFTPITYEPRYIIVLGSGLIGDKVPPLLASRLDEAVKQYKKYGERPFIIVSGGRGSDEKVSEAFAMETYIIDEYQIPHRKILMEDRSTNTEQNMAFSKATMDAHAQGRKYRSLFVTNNFHVFRASIYARRAKLDAQGVGSKTALYYIPNAFTREFIGLLEMYKWVHVTVFFVITLLIGLMLRAYV; the protein is encoded by the coding sequence ATGCTACCAACAATGACATTATTGATTTCAGTATTTTTAATGCTATATATTACGGAAAAAAGGCGATTCTTTAATGCTGTAGTTTTAGGATTAATAGGCTTGAATTTATTTGTAGGAATAACAACACGTTATGCATTATTCATTAACGAACAAGGCATTGTGTCCAAGATGGGCATAATGACGTTGTTTGGTATTATCCCTAGTATAATGTTGTTATTATCTATCGCGATGTTTTTCAATAGCAAAATCCTACTTGAAAAAGAAGGACGAAGAATTCGAAATTTATTATTAGCTGTATTTGGATTGGCTTTCCTATTAATGATGATTGGATATGTCTTTATATTTTTTACAAATATCGAAAATGGATTTTGGCATATTCTTTTCTTTTATGCATTTTTGATTTTTGCTTATACAGTATTTTTATATACAAGTGTGATGGTCTACGCTATTATTTATCATTTTACACCGATAACATACGAGCCTCGTTATATTATTGTGCTCGGATCGGGCCTTATCGGTGACAAAGTTCCCCCTCTGCTAGCAAGTCGTTTAGATGAAGCTGTTAAGCAATATAAAAAATATGGGGAACGTCCCTTTATTATCGTCTCGGGTGGGCGTGGAAGTGATGAAAAAGTTTCAGAAGCATTTGCGATGGAAACATATATAATAGATGAATACCAAATACCGCATCGCAAAATATTGATGGAAGATAGATCAACAAATACAGAACAGAATATGGCTTTCTCAAAAGCAACTATGGATGCGCATGCGCAAGGAAGGAAATATCGTTCCCTTTTTGTTACGAATAACTTCCACGTATTTCGCGCAAGCATTTATGCTAGAAGGGCAAAGCTAGATGCACAAGGTGTAGGTTCTAAAACAGCGTTGTATTATATACCTAACGCTTTTACTCGGGAATTTATCGGTTTATTAGAAATGTATAAATGGGTACATGTAACGGTCTTTTTCGTCATTACATTATTAATAGGACTCATGTTAAGAGCATATGTGTAA
- a CDS encoding heme ABC transporter ATP-binding protein — MTLEAKHVSFSIHDQRILKEVSIQIKEKQFVGLIGPNGSGKSTLLKNMYRLLKPESGTVLLNEEDIFQQSSRAIAKNLAVVSQETPVLFDFNVKDLVSMGRTPHKKLFEMDDKEDFKIVKEALSQTGIAHLETRSFSSLSGGEKKRVMVARALAQQAQVLILDEPTNHLDIQHQLQLMDLIQTLHLTVVAALHDLNMAAMYCDQIYVLQQGSIVHYGTPEEVLTPKLLRDVFGVYADIQTHPLTGKPYLTYVSEQFTKTT, encoded by the coding sequence ATGACATTAGAGGCGAAGCATGTATCATTCTCCATTCATGATCAGCGCATATTAAAAGAAGTAAGCATTCAAATAAAGGAAAAGCAATTTGTCGGTTTAATTGGTCCTAATGGTAGTGGAAAGTCGACACTATTGAAAAATATGTATCGGTTATTAAAGCCCGAAAGTGGAACAGTATTATTGAATGAGGAAGATATTTTTCAGCAATCAAGTAGAGCGATTGCAAAAAATTTAGCCGTAGTTAGTCAGGAAACACCTGTGTTATTCGACTTTAATGTAAAAGATTTGGTGAGCATGGGAAGAACGCCACATAAGAAGCTTTTTGAAATGGACGATAAGGAAGACTTTAAAATAGTGAAAGAGGCATTGTCTCAAACGGGTATTGCCCATTTAGAAACACGCAGCTTTAGTTCCCTTTCTGGAGGAGAAAAAAAGAGAGTGATGGTTGCACGTGCACTAGCACAACAGGCGCAAGTGCTTATTTTAGATGAGCCTACTAATCATTTAGACATTCAGCATCAATTACAATTAATGGACTTAATTCAAACATTGCATTTGACTGTTGTCGCTGCCTTACATGATTTGAATATGGCTGCTATGTACTGTGATCAAATTTATGTTTTACAACAAGGTAGTATTGTTCATTACGGCACACCAGAAGAAGTGTTAACGCCTAAACTGCTTCGTGATGTTTTTGGAGTATACGCCGATATTCAAACACATCCACTGACAGGCAAACCGTATTTAACATATGTATCTGAACAATTCACAAAAACTACATAA
- a CDS encoding response regulator transcription factor yields the protein MKTLLLIDDEPRMLELLTLYLEPSFHCIAMSSVRDALDYLEENHVDLVLLDIMMPDMDGWQACQEIRKFWDVPVIMLTAKAEQADIIKGLNLGADDYILKPFDEEELVARIHAVLRRTKTEETIIFFEGLRLNKESIELSFQQEAIVLTPKEFSMLALFLEYQNKVFSREHLINTVWGYNGTIEDRTIDSHVRNLREKLRKSGFPVDDYLQTVWGIGYKWHKLADKK from the coding sequence ATGAAAACATTATTATTAATTGACGATGAACCAAGGATGCTGGAGTTACTAACGCTTTATTTAGAGCCTTCTTTTCATTGCATAGCGATGTCATCAGTTAGAGATGCTTTAGACTATTTAGAAGAAAATCATGTAGATTTAGTGCTGTTAGATATTATGATGCCAGATATGGATGGTTGGCAAGCTTGTCAGGAAATAAGGAAGTTTTGGGATGTACCGGTCATTATGCTAACAGCAAAAGCGGAACAGGCTGATATTATAAAAGGCTTAAATTTGGGAGCAGACGACTACATTTTAAAGCCTTTTGACGAGGAAGAGTTAGTAGCACGCATACATGCTGTATTAAGAAGAACAAAAACTGAAGAAACTATCATTTTTTTTGAAGGGCTACGATTAAATAAAGAATCTATTGAATTGTCTTTTCAACAAGAAGCTATTGTTTTAACGCCGAAAGAATTTTCGATGTTAGCGCTGTTTCTTGAATATCAAAATAAAGTTTTCTCAAGAGAGCATTTAATTAATACAGTTTGGGGATATAACGGTACTATTGAAGACCGAACAATTGATTCGCATGTCCGCAATTTACGGGAAAAACTAAGGAAAAGTGGCTTTCCTGTTGATGATTACTTACAGACAGTGTGGGGAATCGGCTATAAATGGCATAAGCTTGCTGACAAAAAGTAA
- a CDS encoding FecCD family ABC transporter permease — translation MNKKFMLFSLTLLLVLIASMTVAIMIGSVSITPLHVWKVIFSKIPIFSNTIEPDWSRSQEIIIWQIRVPRVMLAAIVGAGLAIAGAAVQALVRNSIADPYILGISSGATVGATAVIILGAFSFLGIYALSVAAFLGSFIAIVLVFFLSRVGGRISIFRLLLAGMAVSFILSATSNFMLMMSKEEGGIKAVMYWMLGSLAGAKWSNLFIPAIIFFIVFGLLWLHYRNLNLLLLGEEAAVTLGVNLQQFRIQLILLVSLLTGVLVAVSGSIGFVGLIIPHIVRLIVGSNYKYVIPISALLGGIFLVWADAIARVIIAPEEMPIGIITAFCGGPFFIWLLRRNNYSFGEGD, via the coding sequence ATGAATAAAAAATTTATGCTATTTTCATTGACCCTTCTTTTAGTACTGATTGCTTCAATGACGGTTGCTATTATGATTGGCTCAGTGTCAATTACACCGCTACATGTATGGAAGGTTATTTTCTCGAAAATTCCTATTTTCTCAAATACGATAGAGCCTGATTGGAGCCGCTCACAAGAAATTATTATATGGCAAATACGTGTCCCACGTGTCATGCTTGCAGCCATTGTTGGAGCAGGTTTAGCTATTGCTGGAGCAGCTGTGCAAGCACTTGTCCGTAATTCTATTGCAGATCCATATATTTTAGGTATTTCTTCAGGTGCGACAGTTGGTGCCACGGCTGTCATCATTTTAGGCGCTTTTTCATTTTTAGGTATTTACGCCCTTTCAGTAGCTGCTTTTCTAGGCTCCTTTATAGCAATTGTGTTGGTATTTTTCTTGTCACGTGTAGGGGGACGTATTTCTATTTTCCGTTTGTTGCTAGCAGGAATGGCTGTATCGTTTATATTATCTGCTACTTCAAATTTTATGTTAATGATGTCTAAGGAAGAGGGCGGTATAAAAGCCGTTATGTATTGGATGCTTGGAAGTCTTGCGGGCGCAAAATGGAGTAATTTATTCATTCCAGCTATTATCTTTTTCATCGTTTTTGGTTTGTTATGGCTACATTATCGAAATTTAAATTTATTACTACTTGGGGAAGAAGCGGCGGTCACATTAGGTGTTAATCTTCAACAATTTCGAATTCAATTGATACTACTCGTATCATTACTAACAGGTGTGCTCGTTGCGGTAAGTGGCTCCATTGGGTTTGTTGGTTTAATAATTCCGCATATCGTGCGATTAATAGTAGGGTCTAATTATAAATATGTTATCCCTATTAGCGCATTATTAGGAGGGATTTTCTTAGTTTGGGCAGATGCGATTGCCCGCGTGATAATAGCTCCAGAAGAAATGCCAATTGGAATCATTACTGCCTTTTGTGGCGGTCCATTTTTCATTTGGCTACTACGCCGTAACAATTATTCATTTGGTGAAGGAGATTAA
- a CDS encoding YdhK family protein: protein MVLKRNFFLGFIAAMALLILSACSDDAAKTDSANGDAMDHSAETGHGEEMNHSSSGEVPSTLKTAKNPKFPVGSTAIIKEGHMSGMAGAEATIVGAYDTTAYIISYEPTTGGKKIENHKWVIHEELIDPGVAPLSPGTEVKTDAAHMKGMENATVRIDDAVQTTVYMIDFPLTTTGEEMKNHKWVTDSELTSK from the coding sequence ATGGTATTAAAAAGAAATTTTTTCCTAGGCTTTATAGCAGCAATGGCTTTACTAATATTATCAGCTTGCTCTGACGATGCAGCGAAGACGGACTCTGCTAATGGTGACGCAATGGACCATAGTGCAGAAACAGGCCATGGAGAAGAGATGAATCATTCCAGCTCGGGTGAAGTTCCATCCACTTTAAAAACTGCTAAAAACCCTAAATTCCCTGTAGGCAGTACTGCTATTATTAAGGAAGGACATATGTCTGGGATGGCAGGCGCCGAAGCAACGATTGTTGGGGCATATGATACAACTGCCTATATTATCTCCTATGAACCGACTACTGGTGGAAAGAAAATAGAAAATCATAAATGGGTAATACATGAGGAATTAATAGATCCAGGTGTTGCCCCATTGTCTCCAGGCACTGAAGTCAAAACAGATGCTGCACATATGAAAGGCATGGAAAATGCTACTGTTCGCATTGATGACGCAGTACAAACGACCGTTTATATGATTGATTTTCCATTAACAACTACTGGTGAAGAAATGAAAAATCATAAATGGGTTACAGATAGTGAACTAACGTCAAAATAA
- a CDS encoding S-layer homology domain-containing protein codes for MQFSKKFRFLAASVLALQLIVPVGASAENKQDDIAPSWVVQADYVALGDSLAHGMNEVGAIGLGYTDFVAQALQQAGLLTSYNKGFAYSGYTTKNVLADLQGDVEKPVTGFGYTNDRAKLRASIQEAELVTLTAGANDLLPILKEATTTGIDTAAILKTSQEAISNIAAILAEIKKLNPQVQIYVMGYYNSFPYYSEELQTQFKMLLGIMNASIKTTAEKAGAIFVPTFDVVAKDVPTYLPNPENIHLSEAGYLAVANQAFLPIIKASPLWDASSAIQVNVESSTAAKVNWQAATDNEGVTKYNVYVNNKLYSTVNADQMTITLDSLTENTAYTVAIKALDAAGNESVQSPTATFTTGSKVQFLDIKNHWATEFIQKAAETGILKGYADGTFRPEQNITRAQAAAMLVRSLGLTTKDKAPFIDIASYDAETQAEIAAAYAHGLIKGSDGKFNPSQPITRAQLALMINRAYNQQLNQAYVAKSSTPFTDIDSYNEETKNAITMLYELGIVIGSEGKFSPEAATKRSHAAKIFVNFSELLK; via the coding sequence ATGCAATTTTCAAAGAAATTTCGTTTTTTAGCTGCTAGTGTACTAGCTTTACAGTTAATAGTCCCTGTAGGAGCAAGTGCAGAGAATAAGCAAGATGACATTGCGCCAAGCTGGGTCGTACAAGCTGATTATGTGGCGCTAGGTGATTCATTGGCACATGGCATGAATGAGGTTGGAGCAATAGGTCTTGGTTATACAGATTTTGTTGCACAGGCATTGCAACAAGCGGGTTTGTTAACATCTTATAATAAAGGCTTTGCCTATTCAGGCTATACAACGAAAAATGTGTTGGCAGACTTACAAGGTGACGTAGAAAAACCTGTGACTGGGTTTGGTTATACAAATGATCGTGCAAAGCTTAGAGCGTCGATTCAGGAAGCGGAGCTAGTTACGTTAACTGCTGGTGCGAACGATTTATTGCCTATTTTAAAAGAAGCAACAACAACTGGTATAGATACTGCGGCCATTTTAAAAACATCGCAAGAAGCGATAAGTAATATAGCCGCCATTTTAGCGGAAATTAAAAAGCTGAATCCGCAAGTGCAAATTTATGTTATGGGCTACTATAATTCTTTCCCATATTATAGCGAAGAGCTGCAGACACAATTTAAAATGCTATTAGGAATTATGAATGCTTCTATTAAAACAACTGCCGAAAAAGCAGGTGCAATATTTGTGCCGACTTTCGACGTTGTGGCTAAAGATGTGCCAACTTATTTACCAAATCCAGAAAACATTCATTTAAGTGAAGCAGGCTATCTAGCTGTAGCAAATCAAGCATTTTTACCAATTATTAAAGCAAGCCCATTATGGGATGCCTCTTCTGCAATCCAAGTCAATGTTGAAAGTAGTACAGCGGCAAAGGTAAATTGGCAAGCAGCAACAGATAATGAGGGTGTTACGAAATACAATGTTTATGTAAATAATAAGCTCTACTCTACAGTTAACGCTGATCAAATGACGATAACGCTCGATAGTTTAACAGAAAATACTGCTTATACAGTTGCTATAAAAGCGTTAGATGCGGCTGGTAATGAAAGTGTTCAAAGTCCAACTGCAACATTTACAACAGGTAGTAAAGTACAATTTCTAGATATAAAAAATCATTGGGCAACGGAGTTTATTCAAAAAGCAGCTGAAACAGGCATTTTGAAGGGCTATGCGGATGGAACATTTAGACCTGAACAAAATATAACACGTGCCCAAGCAGCGGCAATGCTCGTTAGAAGTTTAGGTTTAACAACGAAAGACAAAGCTCCATTCATAGATATTGCAAGCTACGATGCAGAAACACAAGCAGAAATTGCAGCAGCTTACGCCCATGGGCTTATTAAAGGGTCTGATGGCAAGTTTAATCCGAGTCAGCCAATTACACGTGCGCAATTAGCATTAATGATTAACCGCGCATATAATCAGCAGCTCAATCAAGCATATGTTGCGAAAAGTAGTACACCCTTTACGGATATAGATAGCTATAATGAAGAGACGAAAAATGCTATCACAATGCTATATGAGCTTGGTATTGTAATAGGGAGTGAGGGAAAATTTTCTCCAGAAGCAGCAACAAAGCGTAGTCATGCAGCTAAAATCTTTGTTAACTTTAGTGAGCTATTGAAATAA
- a CDS encoding endonuclease Q family protein — MFQDYYTDLHIHIGRTMSGRAVKITGSKTLTLSRILEMTSAKKGLDIIGIIDCHSPEVLAEMEMMIKRGELEELSEGGLRFQETTLIPGSEIEIYDSNCHGPIHVLAYFPTIAVMEDFSVWMRGFMKNIHLSSQRIYCDGQALQQKVRELGGLFIPAHVFTPFKSLFGRGVHHSLTEVFDPQLIDAIELGLSSDTNMVKNIWEIQRYTFVTNSDAHSLGKIAREYQKLRLKAANFTELKMALHEQDGRGVIANYGLNPLLGKYHQTVCAKCGKQLNDGDTICRSCGSSQIVKGVATRIMELSDLNSAERERPPYIHQVPLDFIPGLGPKMMERLLHAFGTEMTILHRITTEQLAEIVPLKIAKMIDLARTGQLNIAVGGGGVYGKVQSE; from the coding sequence ATGTTTCAGGACTATTATACGGATTTACATATTCACATTGGACGAACAATGAGTGGGCGAGCAGTGAAGATTACGGGAAGTAAAACTTTAACATTATCGCGAATTTTAGAGATGACTAGTGCAAAAAAAGGGCTTGATATAATCGGCATTATTGATTGTCATTCGCCAGAAGTACTTGCTGAGATGGAGATGATGATAAAACGCGGTGAACTAGAAGAGTTATCGGAAGGGGGCCTTCGGTTTCAAGAAACTACGCTTATTCCAGGCTCGGAAATTGAGATTTATGATAGCAACTGTCATGGCCCAATTCATGTGCTAGCTTATTTTCCTACTATCGCAGTGATGGAAGATTTTTCGGTTTGGATGAGAGGCTTTATGAAAAACATTCATTTAAGTTCACAGCGTATTTATTGTGATGGACAAGCGCTGCAACAAAAAGTTCGAGAATTAGGGGGTCTTTTTATTCCAGCGCATGTTTTTACACCATTTAAAAGTTTATTTGGAAGAGGCGTTCACCACAGTTTAACTGAAGTGTTTGATCCACAGCTTATAGATGCTATAGAACTTGGTTTAAGCTCTGATACCAATATGGTAAAAAATATATGGGAAATTCAGCGGTATACATTTGTGACTAATTCGGATGCTCATTCGCTTGGCAAAATTGCACGTGAATATCAAAAACTACGATTAAAGGCAGCTAATTTTACCGAATTAAAGATGGCACTCCATGAACAGGATGGGCGAGGCGTAATAGCTAATTATGGGTTAAACCCATTGCTTGGCAAATACCATCAAACAGTATGCGCTAAATGTGGTAAGCAGTTAAACGATGGGGATACAATTTGCAGGTCGTGTGGAAGTTCACAAATCGTGAAAGGCGTTGCGACTCGAATTATGGAACTATCTGATTTGAATAGTGCTGAACGTGAGAGACCACCGTATATTCATCAAGTACCACTTGATTTTATACCAGGTTTAGGTCCGAAAATGATGGAAAGATTACTTCACGCATTTGGAACTGAAATGACAATTTTACATCGTATTACAACCGAGCAGCTTGCAGAAATTGTGCCACTTAAAATAGCAAAGATGATTGATTTAGCTAGAACAGGACAATTAAATATTGCAGTTGGTGGAGGAGGCGTCTACGGAAAGGTCCAATCTGAATAG